The genomic segment ggctgcaggcagggtacaccctgaactggttgccaaccaattggcAGGAGAAAGATTATACTGTAACATCAAAATCAGGGATCAATAcgttttctttttaagaaacTGCAACATCAATATTTGTTCAATTGTTTAATAACGATAGTATGTCTCCTGGCTGTGTTCAAAGTGACGCGGTACAGAAGGGTGTGCCACTGTCCATCAACGTATTGCATCTAACATCCAGTATATCACTGGTGTTCGGCAGAACCACAACTGCACCATCAAAGCGAGAACATCAACGCTTTAGATTGGTCTAGGATTAGTTAAAATGACACACCcatgttctttttatttctaaattaaaaaataatcaggGAAGGACTGTGGCATACTTGTAGAGGGCCCCATAAAATCGTGTGGTGAGCCAGATCTGACCcgtgggccttgagtttgacacctgtgcatcaGCGGTTGTGAGTGTAAGACTGACCGTTTGAATTTCTAATGTTTGTGCAGGGACACACAGGCTGCGTGAACTGTTTGGAATGGAATGAACATGGAGAGTAAGCGAGAACTCTTTCTGGACTATACCAAAAACACTTCAAAGTTCAGGTTCATCAATAAATTCTTATTTTGCCTTTGTCAGTCTACTGGCCTCAGGCTCGGATGATCAACATGCGATCATCTGGGATCCATTCAGACTCAAAAAGCTTACTACTATGCACACAGGCCATGCAGCAAACATATTCTCTGTTAAGGTAAGAGTGGTGTGCTGAGTGGTTCAGTCAATGGCACTTGGGGAAGTTTGTGACTCGGGTTGAGGAGGGTTGTCTGGCTGATCCTTTAATTTGACCTTGATATGACTCCTCTATATTATTTTCCTTCTTTAATTTAACCTTGATATTTTTTTActgcaatgacaaaaatggttATCTGAAGGGCAGCACAAATCATCAAATTTTATTCTCCTGTATTTGATATTGCATTGTTCAAAAGCTGCAGTAATGTGTAGAAACCCAAGCATCCAAAGAATTTAGTAATATTTCTAAGCCAATCATGTGGCACTTGTATGAATATTAATTTCATGCTTAAGTGACCAAATTACATTTGGGAGTAAATCATTCAATAATCTCGCGAGCTCACCCTTTTCTTCCTCCAAGGAACCTCTTGTACATAAGGTGGCGCTGTTGGCTACTCATTAAGTGAACATTTGCTCATCGAAGCTCTGATGGCTCATATTTTGTTTGCTCCAGAGTTTACCCTACAGAAAGACCTCCATTAATCATAGCACATAATGACAATCCTGTGAAATAATAGGATGGCAGGTAAATATTGAAGTTGTTCTTGTAATAGTCTAGCCGTGAATTTTACTTACATGTGGCAATACTTGGATGAGTGGTTCATTGACATTTGTTCCTGTGCAAAAGTGCAAATCTCATCTACCTGGgcaatgacaaatgacaaacaaagGACTCAcagcacttttaaaaaaaataactctgtAATGTTAATTACACCGCTATCGAGGTATCATTTAGTCCTATAACTTCTGTGAAATCTATTTTTTGGACACTTTGTAGAACACAAATCACACACCACCCAACCCAGTGCAGGGAGGCATAATTGATGACCTTTCACAGAACATGAGTCACTGTGTATGAATAAATTATTTTAGTGTAAATGTATAAAacgtaataaaataataaatgcacACCTGCGCTCAATGCTTATGTGCACACTTGAGCTAATTGTAATGTGTGTTTCTCCACCCAGTTCCTCCCGCACTCAGGAGACAGAATTTTGGTAACTGGTGCTGCGGACACTAAGGTCCACGTGCATGACCTGACAGCGGAGGAAACCATCCATATGTTTTCTGATCATACCAACAGGGTTAAACGCATCGCAACCGCGCCCATGTGGCCCAACACCTTCTGGAGCGCTGCGGAGGATGGCATCATCAGGTCAGAACCGTGGGAATTATTTTGTTCCGTCGATTCAATGGCGATCCTATGCTGAttcccccccccttcttccCCACCCACAACGCCTATGCTTACTTCTCCCTTGCATGTGCAGACAGTATGATTTGCGGGAGAGCAGTAAACGCTCTGAGGTGCTGATTGACCTAACAAAGTTCTGTGGGCGCTTTGTGGAGGCCAAATGTTTGGCTGTCAATCCAAGGGACAACAACTACCTGGCCGTTGGGGCCAACGGTCCCTTTGTACGTCTCTATGACATTCGGATGATTCAAAACTGTAGGTGGGTTGGTGCTCGCTGCCCAAATGTGGAAACATGCATCCACCGCTTCATGCGTGAGATCATAACTTAGGTGTAAAACATTTCCAAACCCCTCctcccccgaaaaaaacaaaaaacaaacagaaaatcactAAACCGATGGAAGCAATCTGCTGTGCGCACATTCCTTGAAAATCAGAAGCCCATCCCGGAGAAGGCTGTGCAGTATTACGTTGCAGGTACTGAAATCTCATTGATCAATCATGTGTATAGTTCAATACAACTTGATTGTTGTGGTATAAAATCCCCACTCTTTTGTGTGCTCCCGAACCCTCTTCTTCAGGTCACCTGCCGGAGAAACGGATGCACTACAATAACCGCTTGAGGGTCttggtggtcacttatgtcacaTTTAGTCCAGATGGAACTGAGCTACTTGTCAACATGGGCGGGGAACAGGTAGAGCTGCTCTACTTGGGACGCATTCCAAAATCAGTCCTGATAACctggctttgttttatttgcggTTACTACTATTCTTTAGGTTTATCTGTTTGACCTGACGTGTAAACAAACACCATACACATTGCTGCTACCAGAAACGTGCCAACCATCAACAGGTGGGTCTGTGTCATGTGCAGAGCTTAGCACATttaccgccacccccccccaaaaaaaagagcaaacaaatattttagaagtctttctttttgttttaaaataaaaacttgaaTTCGCTTTTGAACAGGAATAAACACTTCCAAACCAAGTTAGAAATTAATGAAACAGAAcattcagttagtttttttgtcaaacaacactttagttTATATTTGCACAGTTAACCTTGGTATCATTGACTGCATATCTCTATATTGGTGTATTAACTGatatagtttatatatatatatatatatatatatatatatatatatatatatatatatatatactgtatatatatatatatatatatatatatattagagctgttgatgagagcattaaaatggggaaaaaatagggcaaaaaatgtatatatatgtaaatgtgtatatatatatatatatataattattattaccaCTGCTGTTAATTTAGCGGTGGCATAAACCTTATACTGGCTGACGATCTAATGAATTTGTATATGCCGAATAAACGGCACACCCAATCGACAACTACTCCATGCGGAGTTTGACTTGAGCTTTTAATTTCTTTATGAAACCAAGACGTTTTAGACAGTCCTTTTCTTCCAACTGAGAACAGTTTCGGAAATGCTTCTTTTGGTTCCAAAGTACAGTCCATATGGGCATGCAGGGATGAGTTTGAGGAAGAGCTTGAGAGAAGTGGCGTAGCAAATACTTTCGATAGTAGGCGACATGTGACCTCACACCTTTGTGACACCCCAAAATTCCAGCACACTACATAGACTAGTCGTACCTGTAGCGGTCATAGCTAGAATAGGGGAGGAAACATTTTCTTTGTATTGTGGCTGTAGGATAATTTCAATGTTGTACATTACATAAGTCAACTGgatgtaatgtattttttgtgatgTTGTGGATTCTAGGAGATGTGCAGAATGGGAAGACAACCAACGGTGTCCATAGCAAGATACAACTTAGGTAAATATGAATGCTGTCGATTGACGacgacatttttattgtttttgtagcaattattttcttttaacgGCACAATATTTCATGAAACCTGAGCACAAATGATTGTTTTCAGAACCGTAACCTTCCGCAAGAGAAAGTGCCGGTGTGTAAACTCCGCACAGTAAATGTTCATACTGTCTTCTAGCTGTTGCAGCTTGTCTGATCTTCCTCCACATTTGGAAAAGATCAAACAACAAGCAAATGATGCGTTTGCACAGCAGCATTGGACGCAGGCCATCCAACTGTATAGTATAGGAATTAATCATTCCAGCTGCAACGCCATTCTCTACGGAAACCGGGCTGCAGCCTACATGAAGCGGAAATGGTAGGAGTCATTCTGTCATATGACGTGATGTCAAATTCCCTGCATGATATCCAATCATCATCTTCTATTCAGAATCGTCTTTTCAGGAATTTGTCTCGGTTCTCCATGTTTGTAAATGTTGTAGGGATGGAGACCACTATGACGCACTGAAGGATTGTTTGAAGGCACTGACGCTAAACCCGGATCATCTGAAGGCGCATTTCAGACTTGCACGGTGTCTCTTTGAGCTCAAGTATGTGTCTAAAGCACTGGAGTGCCTCAACGATTTCAAAGAAAAATTTCCAGAGCAAGCCCACAGCACTGCTTGTGATGCTTTGGATAAGGATATCAAGGCCTTCTCAAACACAAAATCGGGTGGGCTAAAAGTCTTTGATGCTGTCCGTTGCATAGATTCCTCATTCCTCGTTTGTCATTTGCTAAAACTAGAATTAATTCAGTGGAGCACAATACTGCCAAGGTcaaaaaaatcctaatttggTTTCAATTCTTTCATCTCCTGtatatgtttaaaatatgtcatGAAAATTCTTGCATTATGCACTGATACATTttggaaatgtatgcataatacCGTGGCCAGacatcccaattttttttttcattcggggTAATGTAAAAATCTAAGAAATAATTGAACATAGCATTCTTTGTTGGGGCTGCAACAAATGTAATGTTGTTTATGTGAAAATGGCAGTCAATTCT from the Hippocampus zosterae strain Florida chromosome 5, ASM2543408v3, whole genome shotgun sequence genome contains:
- the wdtc1 gene encoding WD and tetratricopeptide repeats protein 1 isoform X3, coding for MNNVNITRDILHRQIREKAVSGFQRFYHVTDPFIKRLGLEAELQGHTGCVNCLEWNEHGDLLASGSDDQHAIIWDPFRLKKLTTMHTGHAANIFSVKFLPHSGDRILVTGAADTKVHVHDLTAEETIHMFSDHTNRVKRIATAPMWPNTFWSAAEDGIIRQYDLRESSKRSEVLIDLTKFCGRFVEAKCLAVNPRDNNYLAVGANGPFVRLYDIRMIQNCRKSLNRWKQSAVRTFLENQKPIPEKAVQYYVAGHLPEKRMHYNNRLRVLVVTYVTFSPDGTELLVNMGGEQVYLFDLTCKQTPYTLLLPETCQPSTGDVQNGKTTNGVHSKIQLSCCSLSDLPPHLEKIKQQANDAFAQQHWTQAIQLYSIGINHSSCNAILYGNRAAAYMKRKWDGDHYDALKDCLKALTLNPDHLKAHFRLARCLFELKYVSKALECLNDFKEKFPEQAHSTACDALDKDIKAFSNTKSAEDDSNSFLRFHSISQLDPIPMDEFVFREQSLDYKHRYCGHCNTTTDIKEANFFGSKGQYIVSGSDDGSFFIWEKETTNLVRIMQGDESIVNCLQPHPTSCFLASSGIDPVVRLWNPRPETKSENGRVVEDMEGVAQANQRRMNADPVEVMLLNMGYCTSGLRGVGPDGSDDEDS
- the wdtc1 gene encoding WD and tetratricopeptide repeats protein 1 isoform X1; the protein is MNNVNITRDILHRQIREKAVSGFQRFYHVTDPFIKRLGLEAELQGHTGCVNCLEWNEHGDLLASGSDDQHAIIWDPFRLKKLTTMHTGHAANIFSVKFLPHSGDRILVTGAADTKVHVHDLTAEETIHMFSDHTNRVKRIATAPMWPNTFWSAAEDGIIRQYDLRESSKRSEVLIDLTKFCGRFVEAKCLAVNPRDNNYLAVGANGPFVRLYDIRMIQNCRKSLNRWKQSAVRTFLENQKPIPEKAVQYYVAGHLPEKRMHYNNRLRVLVVTYVTFSPDGTELLVNMGGEQVYLFDLTCKQTPYTLLLPETCQPSTGDVQNGKTTNGVHSKIQLSCCSLSDLPPHLEKIKQQANDAFAQQHWTQAIQLYSIGINHSSCNAILYGNRAAAYMKRKWDGDHYDALKDCLKALTLNPDHLKAHFRLARCLFELKYVSKALECLNDFKEKFPEQAHSTACDALDKDIKAFSNTKSAEDDSNSFLRFHSISQLDPIPMDEFVFREQSLDYKHRYCGHCNTTTDIKEANFFGSKGQYIVSGSDDGSFFIWEKETTNLVRIMQGDESIVNCLQPHPTSCFLASSGIDPVVRLWNPRPETESENGRVVEDMEGAAQANQRRMNADPLEVMLLNMGYRTAGLRGVGPDGSDDEDSSDGQMQCRPS
- the wdtc1 gene encoding WD and tetratricopeptide repeats protein 1 isoform X2, producing the protein MNNVNITRDILHRQIREKAVSGFQRFYHVTDPFIKRLGLEAELQGHTGCVNCLEWNEHGDLLASGSDDQHAIIWDPFRLKKLTTMHTGHAANIFSVKFLPHSGDRILVTGAADTKVHVHDLTAEETIHMFSDHTNRVKRIATAPMWPNTFWSAAEDGIIRQYDLRESSKRSEVLIDLTKFCGRFVEAKCLAVNPRDNNYLAVGANGPFVRLYDIRMIQNCRKSLNRWKQSAVRTFLENQKPIPEKAVQYYVAGHLPEKRMHYNNRLRVLVVTYVTFSPDGTELLVNMGGEQVYLFDLTCKQTPYTLLLPETCQPSTGDVQNGKTTNGVHSKIQLSCCSLSDLPPHLEKIKQQANDAFAQQHWTQAIQLYSIGINHSSCNAILYGNRAAAYMKRKWDGDHYDALKDCLKALTLNPDHLKAHFRLARCLFELKYVSKALECLNDFKEKFPEQAHSTACDALDKDIKAFSNTKSEDDSNSFLRFHSISQLDPIPMDEFVFREQSLDYKHRYCGHCNTTTDIKEANFFGSKGQYIVSGSDDGSFFIWEKETTNLVRIMQGDESIVNCLQPHPTSCFLASSGIDPVVRLWNPRPETESENGRVVEDMEGAAQANQRRMNADPLEVMLLNMGYRTAGLRGVGPDGSDDEDSSDGQMQCRPS
- the wdtc1 gene encoding WD and tetratricopeptide repeats protein 1 isoform X4, which codes for MNMEIYWPQARMINMRSSGIHSDSKSLLLCTQAMQQTYSLLRVKRIATAPMWPNTFWSAAEDGIIRQYDLRESSKRSEVLIDLTKFCGRFVEAKCLAVNPRDNNYLAVGANGPFVRLYDIRMIQNCRKSLNRWKQSAVRTFLENQKPIPEKAVQYYVAGHLPEKRMHYNNRLRVLVVTYVTFSPDGTELLVNMGGEQVYLFDLTCKQTPYTLLLPETCQPSTGDVQNGKTTNGVHSKIQLSCCSLSDLPPHLEKIKQQANDAFAQQHWTQAIQLYSIGINHSSCNAILYGNRAAAYMKRKWDGDHYDALKDCLKALTLNPDHLKAHFRLARCLFELKYVSKALECLNDFKEKFPEQAHSTACDALDKDIKAFSNTKSAEDDSNSFLRFHSISQLDPIPMDEFVFREQSLDYKHRYCGHCNTTTDIKEANFFGSKGQYIVSGSDDGSFFIWEKETTNLVRIMQGDESIVNCLQPHPTSCFLASSGIDPVVRLWNPRPETESENGRVVEDMEGAAQANQRRMNADPLEVMLLNMGYRTAGLRGVGPDGSDDEDSSDGQMQCRPS
- the wdtc1 gene encoding WD and tetratricopeptide repeats protein 1 isoform X5, with amino-acid sequence MINMRSSGIHSDSKSLLLCTQAMQQTYSLLSSSRTQETEFWVKRIATAPMWPNTFWSAAEDGIIRQYDLRESSKRSEVLIDLTKFCGRFVEAKCLAVNPRDNNYLAVGANGPFVRLYDIRMIQNCRKSLNRWKQSAVRTFLENQKPIPEKAVQYYVAGHLPEKRMHYNNRLRVLVVTYVTFSPDGTELLVNMGGEQVYLFDLTCKQTPYTLLLPETCQPSTGDVQNGKTTNGVHSKIQLSCCSLSDLPPHLEKIKQQANDAFAQQHWTQAIQLYSIGINHSSCNAILYGNRAAAYMKRKWDGDHYDALKDCLKALTLNPDHLKAHFRLARCLFELKYVSKALECLNDFKEKFPEQAHSTACDALDKDIKAFSNTKSAEDDSNSFLRFHSISQLDPIPMDEFVFREQSLDYKHRYCGHCNTTTDIKEANFFGSKGQYIVSGSDDGSFFIWEKETTNLVRIMQGDESIVNCLQPHPTSCFLASSGIDPVVRLWNPRPETESENGRVVEDMEGAAQANQRRMNADPLEVMLLNMGYRTAGLRGVGPDGSDDEDSSDGQMQCRPS